A window of Streptomyces sp. NBC_01689 genomic DNA:
GGTGGACGAAGCGCGCGTCAGCGACGCCGACGCCTGGGCGAAGGCGTGCGCCGAGGATCTCGCGGCGGAGAAGGCCCGCCGCCGCACCCAGTACGGGCCACCGCCGGGCTCCGCCTCCGAGGAACTGCGCAAGCTCGTCGACGCGGTCGCCGACAAACTGTCCGGACTGAACTCACCGCTGTTCGGCGCGATCGCCTCGGGCACCGCCCAGCAGATGGTCAGCCAGGTCGTGCAGCAGGCCAAGGCGGCCGTCGAACCCGTCATGGAACGCAACCCCGACGTCTTCGACCACCTCGCGGCCGCGGGCTCCGAGCTGCTCGCCGCGTACCGCTCGGCCGTCGAGGCGCAGGAACGGCGCTGGACGACCCGGGACACCGGCCCGCACGACGAGGGCACCGGTCCGGGGGAGCGGATTGACTTGGACTGAAGGCCGCTCGGGTACGGTTGGCCGTAGCGGGGCTCGACCGAAACTGAGGGATTCATGGGACTCACCATCGGCGTCGACATCG
This region includes:
- a CDS encoding DUF5304 domain-containing protein, translating into MSEERPTSDAAQQETVDEARVSDADAWAKACAEDLAAEKARRRTQYGPPPGSASEELRKLVDAVADKLSGLNSPLFGAIASGTAQQMVSQVVQQAKAAVEPVMERNPDVFDHLAAAGSELLAAYRSAVEAQERRWTTRDTGPHDEGTGPGERIDLD